A single genomic interval of Parvularcula marina harbors:
- a CDS encoding peptidylprolyl isomerase, translating into MLTMFRKLMNGPGKYVFMALIIAAFGVVGVPALSNFGRGKAVEVGNQGFTAQQVEQEFARRYQLLQDQSDVGVTREEAIEQGLLSESIGSLVRNALVREEADRLGMAVTTSMIQDYIRNDEIFQNEDGEFDSSRVNRFIAINGLSVEEFRDIVRVDLLRDQLNDGLLLGQPAPETLTSKLVLRQTEERDTAIAVLTAANLPEPDEAALRAYYEANPTKYQSPEYRTYTLLRLNEDDVRARVTVDEEQVRQLYDARATQLGSPETRSFTQGQFGTIDAAHEALGAIEAGTPFREAVTANGGTLASFTDETQRALADDTVAEAVFGSEEAGVVGPVDGVFGVVIADITSITPEVVVTFEEARPDLETELAEEVFNSEIDAVYDEIQEAGDTGASLAAAALDLDLNAETIGPITSNGMTPSGQTVEIESAVQRTAFNMQQDGFFEDIQLGDGGYAFIQIDDITEAKLKPFEEVAAQVALDAAAANRTKALNELVDDVRQAVAGGKSFEEAVTEVGGVAATRTISIAAPPPDLPSALVEDIFFRASGDVLSSLGGGNSSVTIAQVQAVRYGPNVQAANMIARYEVQFGQELSRDLYDAYMRTLEADAGVKTNQALLDQRFGATQ; encoded by the coding sequence ATGCTCACGATGTTCCGAAAGCTCATGAATGGCCCGGGCAAGTATGTCTTTATGGCCCTCATCATTGCGGCATTTGGGGTGGTCGGCGTGCCGGCCCTGTCGAATTTTGGCCGCGGTAAAGCGGTCGAGGTCGGCAATCAGGGATTCACGGCCCAACAGGTCGAGCAGGAATTTGCTCGCCGTTACCAGCTTTTGCAGGACCAGAGCGACGTCGGGGTGACGCGGGAAGAAGCCATTGAGCAGGGCCTGCTCAGTGAATCGATCGGTAGCCTCGTACGGAATGCGCTTGTGCGTGAAGAAGCGGACCGGCTCGGCATGGCGGTCACGACCTCGATGATTCAGGATTACATTCGTAATGACGAGATTTTCCAGAACGAGGATGGCGAGTTTGACTCAAGCCGGGTCAATCGCTTCATCGCGATCAACGGCCTGTCGGTGGAAGAATTCCGCGATATCGTCCGTGTCGATCTGCTCCGTGACCAGCTTAATGACGGACTGCTGCTCGGCCAGCCGGCGCCAGAGACCCTGACCAGCAAGCTGGTCCTGCGCCAGACCGAAGAGCGCGACACCGCGATCGCTGTTTTGACCGCCGCCAATCTGCCTGAGCCTGACGAGGCGGCCCTTCGTGCTTATTACGAAGCGAACCCGACGAAATATCAGTCTCCGGAATACAGGACCTACACCCTCCTTCGCCTCAATGAGGACGACGTTCGCGCGCGCGTGACGGTCGATGAAGAACAGGTCCGCCAGCTTTACGATGCCCGAGCTACGCAGCTTGGCTCGCCGGAAACTCGTTCCTTCACCCAAGGCCAGTTCGGCACGATCGACGCGGCCCATGAAGCGCTCGGCGCAATCGAAGCCGGCACGCCGTTCCGTGAAGCTGTGACTGCCAATGGCGGCACGCTGGCCAGCTTCACCGATGAGACTCAAAGGGCGCTTGCGGATGATACTGTCGCCGAGGCTGTCTTTGGGTCCGAAGAAGCTGGCGTCGTTGGCCCTGTTGATGGGGTTTTCGGCGTCGTTATCGCGGATATCACCTCGATCACCCCGGAAGTCGTCGTGACATTCGAAGAGGCTCGTCCGGACCTTGAGACAGAGCTTGCCGAAGAAGTCTTCAACTCCGAGATAGACGCCGTTTACGACGAAATCCAGGAAGCAGGCGACACAGGCGCATCGCTAGCCGCTGCGGCACTGGATCTCGATTTGAACGCCGAAACCATTGGTCCGATCACGTCCAATGGCATGACCCCTTCAGGGCAAACGGTTGAGATCGAATCCGCTGTTCAGCGTACCGCCTTTAACATGCAGCAGGACGGCTTTTTCGAAGATATCCAGCTCGGCGATGGCGGCTACGCCTTCATCCAGATCGACGACATCACCGAAGCCAAGCTGAAGCCTTTTGAAGAAGTAGCTGCGCAGGTCGCCCTCGACGCGGCGGCTGCCAATCGGACCAAAGCGCTGAACGAGCTGGTCGACGATGTCCGGCAGGCTGTGGCTGGTGGCAAGTCGTTCGAAGAAGCCGTCACGGAAGTTGGCGGCGTCGCGGCCACACGGACGATCAGCATCGCCGCTCCCCCACCTGATCTGCCGAGCGCGTTGGTTGAAGATATCTTCTTCCGTGCCAGCGGCGACGTTCTTTCCTCGCTAGGTGGCGGGAACTCCAGCGTCACCATCGCGCAGGTTCAGGCCGTCCGCTATGGGCCGAATGTTCAGGCGGCGAACATGATCGCCCGTTACGAGGTCCAGTTCGGACAGGAACTGAGCCGCGACCTCTACGACGCCTATATGAGAACGCTTGAGGCCGATGCTGGGGTCAAGACCAATCAGGCGCTTCTTGATCAGCGTTTCGGCGCCACGCAGTGA
- a CDS encoding polysaccharide lyase family 7 protein, whose product MPQILTSHITGLALFGLTSIAAVSTANAETKVPAAHFDLSQWNLTLPQDDNRDNKPDTITVKELQDYSHPDFFYLNEEDHLVFASPNKAITTKNSTNTRSELREMLRGTNTRYKTAGYENNWAVEARKRSEKYGRIGGKLEATLKVDHVSRNAGRPEKAAAYSAVVGQIHAIKYDDTSSGFGYGNEPIKVYYKKWPDHETGSVFWTYERNLAKDNPVRKDIAYPVFGFTWENPNDPRADGIALGEEFSYTINVHRNTMYLTFENERLGTVTYTKSLISNVDPYGHVDEDDNPYSYGGDSLYFKAGIYNQCSASTAEGFWYAACPGTGDWATDKADGNYAQATFSRIIQGPSEAPVEMVQE is encoded by the coding sequence ATGCCTCAGATCCTAACATCACACATCACGGGTCTCGCTTTATTCGGGCTCACCAGCATCGCAGCAGTGTCGACCGCTAATGCCGAGACAAAAGTGCCTGCGGCCCATTTTGATCTCAGCCAGTGGAACCTGACCCTGCCGCAGGATGATAACCGCGACAACAAGCCCGACACGATCACTGTCAAAGAGCTTCAGGACTATTCGCACCCGGATTTCTTCTATCTCAACGAGGAGGACCACCTCGTCTTTGCCTCGCCCAACAAGGCGATCACGACGAAAAACTCGACCAACACCAGAAGCGAGCTGCGCGAGATGCTCCGCGGCACGAATACGCGCTATAAAACGGCCGGTTATGAGAACAATTGGGCGGTCGAGGCGCGCAAGAGATCAGAGAAATACGGGCGTATCGGCGGCAAGCTCGAGGCGACCCTCAAGGTTGATCATGTTTCGCGCAACGCCGGGCGGCCGGAGAAAGCCGCCGCCTATTCTGCCGTTGTCGGACAGATCCACGCCATCAAATATGATGATACATCCAGCGGCTTCGGCTATGGCAATGAGCCGATCAAGGTCTATTACAAGAAATGGCCCGATCATGAGACAGGGTCAGTCTTCTGGACCTATGAGCGCAATCTCGCAAAAGACAATCCGGTGCGAAAAGACATTGCTTATCCCGTTTTCGGCTTCACCTGGGAGAACCCTAATGATCCGAGAGCGGACGGCATCGCGCTCGGTGAAGAGTTCAGCTACACGATCAATGTTCACCGCAACACGATGTATCTGACATTTGAGAATGAGCGCTTAGGCACCGTCACCTACACCAAAAGCCTGATCAGCAATGTCGATCCTTACGGCCATGTCGATGAGGACGATAATCCGTACAGCTATGGCGGAGATTCCCTCTATTTCAAGGCGGGGATCTATAATCAGTGCAGCGCCTCAACGGCGGAAGGCTTCTGGTATGCCGCCTGCCCCGGTACCGGTGACTGGGCAACCGACAAGGCCGACGGCAATTATGCCCAGGCGACCTTCTCCCGCATCATTCAGGGGCCGTCAGAGGCGCCTGTGGAGATGGTGCAGGAGTGA
- the tpiA gene encoding triose-phosphate isomerase, with the protein MKRLIAGNWKMHGLKAAMAEIEALSGKLTPADLEKSDVLICPPATLLMGLGEQAHNGVALGGQNCHQEEMGAYTGDISAEMLAEAGASYCIVGHSERRAKHGEHDALVRQKADACHRAGITPIICVGESFTDRAQGKAVKVVTSQLWASLPEDHSQVVVAYEPVWAVGSGAIPTLDDIGEVHAALREVAGQNARILYGGSVKPSNAAQILSVPNVHGVLVGGASLKAEEFYGIISA; encoded by the coding sequence ATGAAAAGACTGATCGCGGGGAACTGGAAAATGCATGGCTTGAAGGCGGCCATGGCAGAAATCGAAGCCCTGTCCGGCAAGCTGACGCCTGCTGATCTCGAGAAAAGTGACGTGCTGATCTGCCCACCTGCGACGCTTCTGATGGGGCTGGGTGAGCAGGCGCATAACGGTGTCGCGCTTGGCGGGCAGAATTGCCATCAGGAGGAAATGGGCGCCTATACCGGCGATATCTCCGCCGAGATGCTGGCCGAGGCGGGCGCAAGCTATTGCATCGTCGGGCATTCAGAGCGCCGTGCAAAACATGGCGAGCATGACGCGCTGGTCCGCCAGAAGGCCGATGCCTGCCACCGTGCAGGGATCACGCCCATCATCTGTGTCGGTGAATCCTTCACTGACCGGGCGCAGGGCAAGGCCGTTAAGGTCGTGACCTCCCAGCTCTGGGCATCTCTGCCTGAAGATCACAGCCAGGTCGTCGTCGCTTATGAGCCTGTCTGGGCGGTCGGCAGCGGCGCGATCCCAACTCTCGACGATATAGGCGAGGTTCACGCGGCGTTGCGTGAGGTTGCCGGGCAAAATGCACGGATTCTTTATGGGGGGTCTGTAAAGCCGTCCAACGCGGCCCAGATCCTGTCTGTTCCTAATGTTCACGGCGTCCTTGTGGGTGGAGCCAGCCTGAAGGCCGAGGAGTTTTACGGAATCATCTCTGCCTGA
- a CDS encoding anthranilate synthase component II translates to MILVIDNYDSFTWNLVHLIGATGAPVEVERNDALSISDAIARRPAGIVLSPGPCSPDEAGICLGLVPAAIEAGIPLLGVCLGHQSIVQAAGGRIIRAGRLMHGRTSQIRVTKHDPLFAGLPDHFTATRYHSLVAEASSLPDQIEVFAEAEDDGEIMAARWKDQPVWGVQFHPESIASEFGAQLIGNFLAQLPQAKSAA, encoded by the coding sequence ATGATCCTGGTCATTGATAATTACGACAGCTTTACCTGGAACCTTGTTCATCTGATCGGGGCAACCGGTGCGCCCGTGGAAGTCGAACGCAATGATGCGCTTAGCATAAGCGACGCGATTGCGCGTAGGCCTGCGGGCATTGTTCTTTCCCCCGGTCCCTGTTCGCCCGATGAAGCGGGGATCTGCCTTGGGCTCGTGCCAGCTGCGATCGAGGCGGGCATCCCCCTCCTCGGCGTCTGCCTTGGCCATCAGTCAATCGTGCAGGCCGCAGGCGGGCGAATCATTCGCGCCGGGCGGCTGATGCATGGCCGGACGAGCCAGATCCGCGTGACCAAGCACGACCCGCTTTTCGCCGGCCTGCCCGATCACTTCACCGCGACCCGCTATCACTCCCTTGTCGCGGAGGCCTCTAGCCTGCCCGACCAGATCGAGGTCTTTGCCGAGGCCGAGGATGACGGGGAGATCATGGCCGCCCGCTGGAAAGACCAGCCGGTCTGGGGCGTCCAGTTCCACCCCGAAAGCATCGCGTCGGAATTCGGCGCGCAGCTGATCGGCAATTTCCTCGCCCAGCTCCCGCAAGCAAAGTCCGCCGCATGA
- the trpD gene encoding anthranilate phosphoribosyltransferase gives MKTDFRPFLARAAEGIPLTSEEMTAAMGLLLDGKVDPIAAGAFLMALKVRGETPEEIAGAALAMRAAAIGFEGPEDAVDTCGTGGDGAETYNISTATALVLAACGVPVAKHGNRSVSSASGSSDVLTSLGVAIDGGAEVAKSCLEETGIAFLFAPNHHPAMKHMAPVRQALGVRTLFNLLGPLTNPAGAKRQLLGVYDQSLLLPIAETLRDLGSVSAWVVHGTDGLDELTVTGDSHVAIVRDSMIIEKMVSPEEAKLERHPPEALKGGSPSENALALHKLLDGEPGAYRDAVVLNTAAGLIVAGRTDDLAAGARIAETVIDSGGAKQLLVNFIAYTNGKS, from the coding sequence ATGAAGACAGATTTTCGTCCATTCCTCGCCCGCGCGGCCGAAGGCATCCCGCTGACCTCAGAGGAGATGACAGCGGCGATGGGCCTCTTGCTCGATGGCAAGGTCGACCCCATCGCTGCGGGTGCCTTCCTCATGGCGCTGAAGGTCCGAGGCGAGACGCCCGAAGAGATTGCAGGCGCCGCGCTCGCCATGCGGGCCGCCGCCATCGGTTTTGAAGGGCCCGAAGACGCGGTCGACACCTGCGGCACGGGCGGTGACGGCGCAGAGACCTATAATATCTCAACCGCCACCGCGCTGGTGCTCGCCGCCTGCGGTGTACCGGTCGCCAAGCATGGCAATCGCAGCGTCTCCTCCGCCAGCGGATCATCGGATGTTCTCACCTCCCTGGGCGTTGCCATCGATGGCGGCGCGGAGGTGGCTAAATCCTGCCTCGAAGAGACCGGCATCGCATTCCTCTTTGCGCCGAACCATCACCCGGCGATGAAGCATATGGCGCCGGTGCGGCAGGCGCTCGGCGTGCGCACGCTGTTCAACCTGCTCGGGCCGCTGACCAATCCCGCGGGCGCAAAACGCCAGCTTCTGGGCGTTTACGACCAGTCGCTCCTTTTGCCGATTGCCGAAACCCTGCGCGATCTGGGTTCCGTCTCTGCATGGGTCGTTCATGGTACGGACGGTCTTGATGAATTGACCGTGACCGGGGACAGCCATGTCGCCATTGTCCGGGACTCCATGATCATCGAGAAAATGGTGAGCCCCGAGGAAGCCAAGCTCGAACGCCACCCCCCTGAAGCCCTCAAGGGCGGCAGCCCGTCCGAGAACGCCCTCGCCCTCCACAAGCTGCTCGATGGCGAGCCCGGCGCCTATCGTGACGCCGTGGTCCTCAACACCGCCGCAGGGCTGATCGTTGCGGGCCGCACCGATGATCTCGCCGCCGGCGCGCGCATAGCGGAGACGGTGATTGATTCAGGCGGCGCCAAACAGCTCCTCGTCAATTTCATTGCGTATACGAACGGCAAGTCATGA
- a CDS encoding alpha/beta fold hydrolase: MPHSLVFNIGLALTLFVILWSYWMERRVTRAKPPAGEMIKTSRGMMHVIRRGGSGEAAKTPIVLIHGSTTNALDMEMDMASRLEAERDVFIPDRPGHGFSDRSEDGWRLDVQAAQIHEALREAGIEKPIVLGQSYGGAVALRYALDYPQDISGLVLVAAVTHPWPGGVSWYNRVGINPLYGWLFRRTFIAIYGRYGSPRGVARALRGSKNANRYFTRTRVPLTFRPRHFLYNNEDIVRLYEQLFAMADRYDELDLPIEAVAGTHDMTVMTSIHARSLDSQIGGLNLEVIDGGGHALHHTHPDEVMEAIHRLDTRLANQGRSPLQGALRRLTSVFPGA, encoded by the coding sequence ATGCCTCATTCGCTCGTCTTTAATATCGGTCTGGCCCTGACCCTGTTCGTGATCCTCTGGTCCTACTGGATGGAGCGGCGGGTGACGCGGGCCAAGCCGCCGGCGGGCGAGATGATCAAGACTTCCCGCGGCATGATGCATGTCATCCGCCGCGGGGGCAGTGGAGAGGCCGCTAAAACGCCCATCGTCCTGATCCATGGTTCGACGACCAATGCGCTCGATATGGAAATGGATATGGCCTCAAGGCTGGAGGCTGAGCGGGACGTCTTCATCCCCGACCGGCCCGGGCATGGATTTTCTGACCGCTCGGAAGATGGCTGGCGTCTAGATGTTCAGGCTGCCCAGATCCACGAGGCGCTGAGGGAAGCTGGCATCGAAAAGCCAATTGTCCTCGGCCAGAGCTATGGCGGGGCCGTCGCGCTCCGTTATGCGCTCGATTACCCTCAGGATATTTCCGGGCTGGTTCTTGTCGCCGCCGTTACTCATCCCTGGCCGGGCGGGGTCAGCTGGTACAACAGGGTCGGCATCAATCCGCTTTATGGCTGGCTCTTCCGGCGGACCTTCATTGCAATTTACGGCCGTTACGGCTCGCCGCGCGGCGTTGCGCGGGCCTTGCGCGGCAGCAAGAATGCCAATCGCTATTTCACCCGCACGCGCGTGCCGCTGACCTTTCGGCCGCGCCATTTCCTCTACAATAATGAGGACATCGTCCGGCTTTATGAGCAGTTGTTCGCGATGGCAGATCGTTATGACGAGCTTGATCTGCCGATCGAAGCGGTAGCTGGCACCCATGATATGACGGTGATGACCTCGATCCATGCGCGCTCGCTCGACAGCCAGATCGGGGGCCTCAATCTCGAGGTCATCGATGGCGGCGGGCATGCCCTGCACCATACCCATCCCGACGAAGTGATGGAGGCGATACATCGCCTCGATACGCGGCTTGCAAATCAGGGACGTTCGCCCTTACAAGGCGCGCTTCGACGACTTACCTCTGTTTTCCCGGGCGCGTGA
- a CDS encoding divergent polysaccharide deacetylase family protein has translation MTFLLLRSLSWVRAVTSGLKDRRKLGWAAIFLIGVLSGVIFGISTGMPVSNGFAAPAADDVRLRGSARTIMALRTPDAVIPAVPDGLMPVQPKIAIVIDDLGLSWEAFRAVNELPSPVTLSFLPYAGEAQGMIDQVAPGHEVMLHLPMEPLEKTEDAGPGMLKASLSEKALRAQLLENLTSLSGYSGVNNHTGSKFTADPSAMEVVLSELDQRGLFFLDSITTSQPVAARIGQVRGYDVLERNVFLDHDYEHVSAETVKMQLAELEAIARADGYAIGIGHPYKATAEALSEWMGTADVRGFEVVVVRDLLPPEPPQTLASR, from the coding sequence ATGACATTCCTTCTCCTCCGTTCCCTATCATGGGTTCGGGCGGTGACAAGCGGATTGAAAGATCGGCGTAAACTTGGCTGGGCGGCAATTTTCCTGATCGGCGTGCTCAGCGGGGTGATATTCGGCATCTCGACCGGTATGCCGGTGAGCAATGGCTTTGCCGCGCCGGCAGCGGACGATGTGCGCCTGCGGGGCTCGGCGCGCACGATCATGGCGCTGCGGACGCCGGATGCCGTGATCCCGGCGGTGCCCGACGGGTTGATGCCGGTGCAGCCGAAAATCGCCATCGTCATCGATGATCTGGGGCTAAGCTGGGAAGCCTTCCGCGCGGTCAATGAGCTGCCGTCGCCCGTGACCCTGTCCTTCCTTCCCTATGCGGGTGAGGCGCAAGGCATGATCGATCAGGTCGCGCCCGGCCATGAGGTGATGCTGCATCTGCCGATGGAGCCGCTCGAGAAAACCGAAGATGCCGGGCCGGGGATGCTCAAAGCCAGTCTGAGCGAGAAGGCGCTGCGCGCGCAGCTTCTTGAAAACCTGACGAGCCTGTCGGGCTATTCGGGCGTCAATAACCACACGGGCAGCAAATTCACCGCCGATCCGAGCGCGATGGAAGTCGTCCTCTCGGAGCTTGATCAGCGCGGGCTGTTCTTTCTGGACTCGATCACGACCAGCCAGCCGGTTGCCGCGCGGATCGGGCAGGTCCGGGGCTATGATGTCCTTGAGCGGAATGTTTTCCTCGATCATGACTATGAACATGTCAGTGCTGAGACGGTGAAGATGCAGCTCGCCGAGCTGGAGGCGATTGCGCGGGCTGACGGATATGCGATCGGGATCGGGCATCCCTATAAAGCGACCGCTGAGGCACTCAGTGAATGGATGGGCACCGCCGATGTGCGCGGCTTCGAAGTCGTGGTGGTGAGAGACCTTTTGCCGCCAGAGCCGCCGCAGACACTGGCGTCGCGGTGA
- the secG gene encoding preprotein translocase subunit SecG: MTAVLLTIHTLLVIALVGVVLLQRSEGGALGMGGGGGGMMSGRGAANALTRSTTLLAAAFFTTSVLLAITSDRGVTEQDILDQLTGEESGQEGDIGDIDADDIFDFGDEDAAAATDPEVVLPDPTDSIPGDDVPATTTGGEEPAGEEEPQRG; encoded by the coding sequence ATGACTGCCGTACTGCTGACCATTCATACTCTTCTTGTGATCGCCCTTGTTGGCGTCGTCCTCCTGCAGCGCTCCGAAGGCGGCGCGCTGGGCATGGGCGGTGGAGGCGGCGGCATGATGTCTGGCCGCGGCGCCGCGAATGCGCTGACCCGTTCAACGACGCTGCTGGCAGCCGCGTTTTTTACGACCTCGGTCCTCTTGGCGATCACCTCTGATCGTGGGGTCACCGAACAGGATATCCTCGACCAGCTGACCGGTGAGGAAAGCGGGCAGGAAGGTGATATCGGCGACATCGACGCGGATGACATTTTCGATTTCGGCGATGAGGATGCAGCAGCTGCGACAGATCCCGAAGTGGTCCTGCCGGATCCGACAGACAGCATTCCGGGTGATGATGTCCCGGCAACGACGACCGGCGGTGAAGAACCTGCCGGTGAAGAAGAGCCGCAACGCGGCTGA
- a CDS encoding TerB family tellurite resistance protein: MHLIIAAIMALGGLAWAINQLLNGAADAKGAVRRIKWQHRHGKDLVAAIDDPRIAAVILLGQLMRYEGEISPSDRDRLAEIVEKDLRTPAHEAQEIVAQALYILGQRNDAANELSKLLLPIRDACTPEERADLLRLMNEVAARNGEISPMQQILLDRTRQRMMD, translated from the coding sequence ATGCATCTCATCATCGCCGCCATCATGGCGCTCGGCGGGCTCGCCTGGGCCATCAACCAGCTCCTGAATGGCGCGGCGGATGCCAAGGGTGCTGTCCGCCGTATCAAATGGCAGCATCGTCACGGTAAGGATCTTGTGGCCGCCATCGATGACCCGCGGATCGCGGCGGTCATCCTGCTCGGCCAGCTGATGCGCTATGAGGGCGAGATCAGCCCCTCCGACCGCGACCGCCTCGCAGAAATCGTCGAGAAGGATCTGCGTACCCCCGCTCATGAGGCACAGGAGATCGTCGCGCAGGCACTCTATATCCTCGGTCAGCGGAATGATGCGGCCAATGAGCTCTCAAAGCTCCTCTTGCCGATCCGAGATGCCTGCACACCTGAGGAACGCGCTGACCTCCTCCGCCTGATGAACGAAGTTGCTGCCCGGAATGGTGAGATCAGCCCGATGCAGCAGATCCTCCTCGACCGGACACGTCAGCGGATGATGGATTGA
- the trpE gene encoding anthranilate synthase component I, whose amino-acid sequence MTLDGYSSAAPDFAQFEEAYKEGRPQLVWRRFAGDLDTPVSAYLKLAGNRKDTFLLESVEGGNTLGRYSFIGLKPDLIWRAHGQKAEINRHPATNPDQFETDDLETIPSLHRVLEQSAITLDAETQRQLPPMAAGMFGYFGYDFVRLTEHLPNGKPAPYDVPDGYFVRPTLIAIFDNVKREVVVVSPVRPDRGVSARAAYGRAAERLADAIDDLNRPVAQPPQPDQPEPVFTSHTPKGVYAEMVAKAKEYIAAGDIFQVVLSQRFSAPYQGDPFTIYRAVRRVNPSPFLFYLNFRPVSLMGASPEILVRIRDGKVTIRPIAGTRPRGSTHEEDLALEQELLADPKERAEHLMLLDLGRNDVGRASDMGTVVPTETFTIERYSHVMHIVSNVEGRLREGMRPVDALAAGFPAGTLTGAPKVRAMEIIDELEQEGRGPYGGCIGYFGADGGIDTCIGLRMAVLKDGHVHVNAGAGIVADSDPKSEQRECEIKARAMMEAVKIAARTSGQ is encoded by the coding sequence GTGACCCTGGACGGCTATTCTTCAGCCGCCCCGGACTTCGCCCAGTTCGAAGAGGCGTATAAGGAAGGTCGGCCCCAGCTCGTCTGGCGCCGCTTTGCTGGCGATCTCGATACGCCCGTTTCGGCCTATCTGAAACTTGCAGGCAACCGGAAGGACACCTTCCTTCTTGAATCCGTCGAGGGTGGAAACACGCTCGGGCGCTATTCCTTTATTGGCCTTAAACCTGACCTGATCTGGCGCGCGCATGGCCAGAAGGCTGAGATCAACCGCCACCCGGCAACGAACCCGGATCAGTTCGAGACCGATGATCTTGAGACGATCCCCTCACTGCATCGGGTGCTTGAGCAATCGGCGATTACACTCGATGCCGAAACCCAGCGCCAGCTGCCGCCCATGGCCGCCGGCATGTTCGGCTATTTCGGCTATGATTTTGTTCGGCTGACGGAGCATCTGCCGAACGGCAAGCCCGCCCCCTATGACGTGCCAGACGGTTATTTCGTCCGCCCGACCCTGATTGCGATCTTCGACAATGTGAAGCGCGAGGTCGTGGTCGTCAGCCCCGTACGCCCCGACAGAGGCGTCTCTGCCCGCGCCGCCTATGGACGGGCCGCCGAGCGCCTTGCCGATGCGATTGATGATCTCAATCGCCCGGTTGCCCAGCCGCCGCAGCCGGATCAACCCGAACCCGTCTTTACATCGCATACGCCCAAAGGTGTCTATGCCGAGATGGTGGCCAAGGCGAAGGAATATATCGCGGCCGGTGACATCTTTCAGGTCGTCCTCTCCCAGCGCTTCTCCGCGCCCTATCAGGGGGATCCCTTCACGATTTATCGCGCGGTGCGCCGGGTGAACCCCTCGCCTTTCCTCTTTTATCTCAATTTCCGGCCTGTCAGCCTGATGGGCGCAAGTCCCGAAATTCTCGTCCGTATACGCGACGGCAAGGTCACGATCCGCCCCATCGCCGGGACCCGCCCGCGCGGGAGCACGCATGAGGAGGATCTGGCGCTGGAGCAGGAGCTTCTCGCAGATCCCAAGGAACGCGCCGAGCACCTGATGCTGCTCGATCTAGGGCGTAATGATGTCGGCCGCGCCTCCGATATGGGCACGGTCGTCCCTACAGAGACCTTCACTATCGAACGCTACAGCCACGTCATGCACATCGTCTCCAATGTCGAAGGCCGCCTTCGTGAAGGCATGCGGCCTGTCGATGCGCTGGCCGCAGGCTTCCCTGCGGGCACGCTGACCGGCGCGCCGAAAGTCCGGGCCATGGAGATCATCGACGAGCTGGAGCAGGAAGGCCGCGGCCCCTATGGCGGCTGCATCGGCTATTTCGGCGCAGATGGCGGCATCGACACTTGTATCGGCCTGCGCATGGCGGTTCTTAAGGACGGTCATGTCCATGTGAATGCTGGCGCCGGAATCGTCGCTGACTCCGACCCCAAATCCGAACAGCGCGAATGCGAGATCAAGGCCCGTGCCATGATGGAAGCGGTGAAGATTGCCGCGCGGACGTCCGGGCAGTAG